The genomic window CTCCAACTCCTTTAAACTCTTACTTCTTGCTAGAGGATGATGCTCACGTACCAGTTTTGACAATCTATCAGCGGCGACATGTGTATATATCTGGGTGGTTGAAACATCACTATGTCCAAGCAACTCCTGTATTACCCTCAGATCCGCTCCTCCCTCAAGCAAATGCGTAGCAAAAGAGTGACGCAACGTATGTGGTGATATTTTTTGTGGATCAATACCCGCATTAATAGCTAATTCCTTTAACATAACACCAAATTGCTGACGGGTTATATATCCATCCGCGCGGTGATAAGGAAACAACCATACTGATTTTTCTTTTTCCTGAAGAAATCCATCCCTCACCTCAAGATAACGGTTAAGCGCTATGCGAGTACTATTATTTATTGGAACTATCCTCTCTTTATTTCCTTTACCCTTAACTATAATGAAATCAGCTTTTACCTGCTTACTATTCTCACTTACTTTAAGTGCTGAAAGTTTAAGACTCACCAACTCAGAAACCCGTAACCCCGCCCCATAAATAAGCTCCAACATAGCGTATAATCTTACTGACTGCGCAGATTCATCAATAATAGCGGTATGTATCAGTGCTAGCACCTCCTCCTTACTTAAAGTGGAAGGCAGCCTTTTAGGTAATTTTGGTGTCTCTATGGTTATGGTCGGGTCATCAGAACGATAATTCTCACTATAAAGAAAAGAAAAAAACTGGCGAAGGGCGGATAATTTTCTGGCAATCGTCGGCGTGCTCATCCCATCACTAGAAAGAGAAGCCAAAAATTTCTCTATTTTATTACTTGAAATCCGCAATATTTTCTCTTTTTTTTCCAAACAGTAACGTAGAAAATCCGAAAGATCTCGCCTGTAAGCAAGCAAAGTTCCGCCTGCTATCGCTCTTTCCGAGACCATCATTTCTAAAAATTGCTCTAGTAAATTCTCATCTTCTCTGTTGCTTTTCATAATGGCTAATCAAATAAAAACTGGAAGTTTACATCTGGAATAACTATAAATTACAATAACAGAACTGTTATGTCATCCTGAATGAATATGAGGGTTATTTACATTTTGATCATCCTGCTGATAGTATAATGATAGAGCTGGATAACCAAGATCCCTCTACTAAGCTCGGGATTGTAAAAGTCAAATAATTCGGTGTCAGATTTTGTAAAGTCACTAATTGAGTCAAACTTTATAAATGAGGCAACGCATGAGCAAACAAGAATTACGCAGTGGCAAGGACAGAGTTCTTGAGTCAAGCACAATAAAGCGGATGGAGTTTTTATGTTCGGAATATGAATTAATTAAGGCAAAGCGACACACAAGATTTTGTTTTGTCAGTGAATTTTATAAATTTCATAATCTAACCCGTCAGAATTTCATAAAATACTATAATCGTTACAAAAGTAGTGGTTCTAAATTAGAATTATTGCCTCAAAAACGCGGTGCTAAATATAAAACTAGGAGAATTTTACCTCATATAGAACAACAGATTATAGGCTTACGGCAAAAAGGTTTGAATCGTTTTGAGATACATGCTGATTTACAGATTTCTGAACATGAAACTCGTCCTTGTCCTAGCACTATTTATAATATAAGCAAAAAACATGGATTTAACAGATTGCAGCCAAGAATGATGGAAGAAAAACGCAAGATTATCAAAGAAAAAGCCGGTGAGCTAGGGCATATAGATTGCCATTACCTACCCAAAGGCATGATTTCCGGTGATAATAAACGTTATTATCTGGTGGGGCTGATTGACCATAAAACTTCTCTAGCGTGGTGTGAGGTTATTCCTGAAGTTACATCGCTAAATGTGATGTTTTCTACAATGAAGCTACTTAATTTATTCAAGAAAGAGTTTGGTTTTGATTTTGTTGAGATACTAACGGATAATGGTTCAGAGTTTGGCAGTGGTAGTAACGATCCAGCAACTATTAAGAAAAATCCTTTTATGCGTCTGCTTTTTGAACTTAAAATAAAACATCGCCGAACTAAACCTTACAGACCACAAACTAACGGAAAAATAGAGAGATTCTGGAAAACAATAGAAGAAGATTTGCTGCGTGAAATGGTATTCGACTCGCTAGACCAGCTCAAAAATGAAGTGTTCGAGTATATGACTTACTACAACTACGCAAGACCTCACTCCGCCGCAAATGGAAAAACTCCTTCTCATCTTATTGGAAAAAATATAACATGAAACAGATTACAAAATCTGACACCGAATTATTTGACTTTTACAGGGATGACAATAAAAAAAATATTATAATATAATCAATAAGCTTTTAATAACTAAATGACCAAACAGCCTGAAAATAAAGCTCCTGATTTTATCTCAAAGCCGGTAGTTCTAGTCGGACTTATGGGCGCGGGAAAATCCACAGTCGGACGCAGACTAGCTGCCTCTCTTGGCATACAATTCATAGATTCTGACAATGAGATAGTAGAAGCCGCCGGATGTAGTATATCAGATATTTTTGAAAGTTATGGTGAGGAGATTTTTCGTGATCTTGAGCAGCGTGTAATATCAAGATTAATTAGCTCTGAGCCATGTATTATAGCAACCGGAGGCGGTGCTTTCATCCAACCTCACATACGTGAAATTATAAAAAACAACTCAACATCAGTATGGCTTAGAGCCGGTTTTGAGATATTGCTTGAAAGAGTATCAAGAAAAGACAACCGCCCTCTTCTTAAAACCGGTGATAAAAATGAAATACTAAAAAAACTTATGCAACAAAGATATCCAATTTATGAAAAAGCCGATATTACAGTGGATAGCGATACTGGAACTCATGAGTCAGTAGTGGTAGGAATCATTGAAGAGCTAAAAAACTGGCATGCTCGCAACCAAACAACCAAGTAAAGTTAAAAATAATGACCGAAAAAATACAACTAAATATAGCCCATCATAATTACGACATAATAGTTGGTGATCGCCTGATAAATAAAGTTGGAAAATATATATCACCCCTCCTTAAAAATAATCAGGTAATAATAGTCAGTGACGAAAATGTGGCAAAGCTGTATTTGCACAGACTATCTAACTCTCTTGAGGAAGAAAAAATAAATTTCCGCTCACTGGTAGTTCCCGCTGGAGAATCCACCAAAAGCCTATCCTCATTCAACAAACTTATAGAAGATCTTCTCGCGCAAAATCCAGATAGGAAAACAACCCTAATCGCACTTGGTGGTGGTGTTGTTGGTGATATAACAGGGTTTGCCGCCAGCGTCCTACTACGCGGGGTTAATTTCATTCAGATTCCAACAACCCTACTTTCGCAAGTAGATAGTTCTGTTGGTGGCAAAACAGGGATAAATTCTTCTTTCGGTAAAAATCTTATTGGTAGTTTCCATCAACCAATACTGGTTTTATCAGACGTATCAACCTTAAATACACTTGATAAAAGGGAGCTAGCCTCAGGATACGCGGAAGTGGTAAAATATGGGCTAATAAATGATGTTGAGTTTTTTAACTGGCTGGAAAAAAACGCTTCTGAAATGCTCTTAGGAAATAGTGAACTTAGAAAAGAGGCTATAGTAAAAAGCTGCCGCGCGAAAGCCTCCATAGTAATCGCTGATGAAAAAGAGAGGAACATAAGAGCGTTCCTTAATCTTGGCCATACCTTCGCCCACGCTTTTGAGGCAGAAACCGGATATAGCGATGAATTACTACACGGAGAAGCCGTAGCTATTGGCATGAGTCTTGCTTTTAAGGCTTCCGTAAAACTTGGTATATGTCCTGATGATGATTATAATAGAGTAAAGAATCACTTAAATGACATAGGACTAAATACTTCCTTACTAACTATAAGAAAAAACTGGGATATTAATAAAATTATGGAACATTTCAGCAGAGACAAAAAAGCGGTTGGCGACCGCCTTACCTTTATCCTTACAAGAGGAATTGGCAAAGCCTTTATAGCAAGTGACGTAAATCCCGATATAATATATAAAACATTGCAAGAAGCGTTATCAGAATAAAGTGACCTCTATGGATAATGAATTGATATTTTACCTTATCACAATAGTTATATTATTAATCCTCTCTGGTTTATTCTCAGCCGCTGAAACCGCCCTTACCGCAGTATCGAGAGCGCGTATATATCAACTCATGATGAATGGCGACAAAAAAGCAAAAAAAGTAAATAAAATAAAAGAACAAAAAGAAACTATGATAAGCACCATCCTGCTTAGTAATAACGCAGTGAATATCGCCGCATCAGCGCTTGCCACCGCACTCGCCATCCGCCTGTTTGGTGATGGAAGTGGTCTTCTAATAGTAACAGTAGTAATGACATTGCTAGTTGTAATATTTAGTGAAGTGTTACCAAAAACTTACGCTATCCAGAACGCCGAGAAAGTATCCCTTGTTTTTTCTACACCCCTTGCTGTGTTAATGCGCTTATTTATCCCCCTTACCATCAGCATCCAATTT from Rickettsiales bacterium includes these protein-coding regions:
- the aroB gene encoding 3-dehydroquinate synthase — encoded protein: MTEKIQLNIAHHNYDIIVGDRLINKVGKYISPLLKNNQVIIVSDENVAKLYLHRLSNSLEEEKINFRSLVVPAGESTKSLSSFNKLIEDLLAQNPDRKTTLIALGGGVVGDITGFAASVLLRGVNFIQIPTTLLSQVDSSVGGKTGINSSFGKNLIGSFHQPILVLSDVSTLNTLDKRELASGYAEVVKYGLINDVEFFNWLEKNASEMLLGNSELRKEAIVKSCRAKASIVIADEKERNIRAFLNLGHTFAHAFEAETGYSDELLHGEAVAIGMSLAFKASVKLGICPDDDYNRVKNHLNDIGLNTSLLTIRKNWDINKIMEHFSRDKKAVGDRLTFILTRGIGKAFIASDVNPDIIYKTLQEALSE
- a CDS encoding shikimate kinase, which encodes MTKQPENKAPDFISKPVVLVGLMGAGKSTVGRRLAASLGIQFIDSDNEIVEAAGCSISDIFESYGEEIFRDLEQRVISRLISSEPCIIATGGGAFIQPHIREIIKNNSTSVWLRAGFEILLERVSRKDNRPLLKTGDKNEILKKLMQQRYPIYEKADITVDSDTGTHESVVVGIIEELKNWHARNQTTK
- the xerD gene encoding site-specific tyrosine recombinase XerD yields the protein MKSNREDENLLEQFLEMMVSERAIAGGTLLAYRRDLSDFLRYCLEKKEKILRISSNKIEKFLASLSSDGMSTPTIARKLSALRQFFSFLYSENYRSDDPTITIETPKLPKRLPSTLSKEEVLALIHTAIIDESAQSVRLYAMLELIYGAGLRVSELVSLKLSALKVSENSKQVKADFIIVKGKGNKERIVPINNSTRIALNRYLEVRDGFLQEKEKSVWLFPYHRADGYITRQQFGVMLKELAINAGIDPQKISPHTLRHSFATHLLEGGADLRVIQELLGHSDVSTTQIYTHVAADRLSKLVREHHPLARSKSLKELEN
- a CDS encoding integrase core domain-containing protein, coding for MSKQELRSGKDRVLESSTIKRMEFLCSEYELIKAKRHTRFCFVSEFYKFHNLTRQNFIKYYNRYKSSGSKLELLPQKRGAKYKTRRILPHIEQQIIGLRQKGLNRFEIHADLQISEHETRPCPSTIYNISKKHGFNRLQPRMMEEKRKIIKEKAGELGHIDCHYLPKGMISGDNKRYYLVGLIDHKTSLAWCEVIPEVTSLNVMFSTMKLLNLFKKEFGFDFVEILTDNGSEFGSGSNDPATIKKNPFMRLLFELKIKHRRTKPYRPQTNGKIERFWKTIEEDLLREMVFDSLDQLKNEVFEYMTYYNYARPHSAANGKTPSHLIGKNIT